One stretch of Qipengyuania gelatinilytica DNA includes these proteins:
- a CDS encoding diacylglycerol/lipid kinase family protein, which yields MASRNSMWLLTNSRSGSNSEQAVDLLQGHCDEHGCPIVRTISFPDHDLPTPQELDEANVERLAVFTGDGTLNAAITGLYGWQGEVLVLPGGTMNLLSKRLHGPDAELAEIIRRVSSGAAIPVRPLVARCEAGDALAGLLAGPGTAWAGVREAMRDLDLPAIAEGASDAVAETTGGAMVRCHSPQLGDPGGYPLIEFTPSHRGIQLDGFHAENAGEFLQQSIALLKRNFREGPHTRLGIVPEITLETVNGGPLDILVDGEPAQLGSRAKFTVAPCEVNLLATHHGF from the coding sequence ATTGCGATGAGCACGGCTGTCCGATTGTCCGGACGATCAGCTTTCCCGACCACGATCTACCGACGCCGCAGGAACTCGACGAGGCAAACGTCGAACGGCTTGCGGTGTTCACCGGCGATGGAACACTTAACGCCGCGATAACCGGCCTTTATGGCTGGCAGGGGGAGGTACTGGTCCTGCCAGGCGGCACCATGAACCTGCTGTCGAAGCGCCTCCATGGCCCGGATGCGGAGCTCGCCGAAATCATCCGGAGGGTTTCCTCGGGGGCGGCGATACCGGTCCGTCCGCTGGTGGCGCGCTGCGAGGCGGGTGATGCGCTGGCCGGTTTGCTGGCGGGCCCGGGCACTGCATGGGCGGGCGTAAGGGAGGCCATGCGCGATCTCGACCTGCCCGCAATCGCCGAGGGCGCCAGCGATGCCGTTGCCGAAACGACTGGCGGAGCGATGGTGCGCTGCCATTCCCCGCAACTCGGTGACCCTGGAGGCTATCCGCTGATCGAATTCACGCCGAGCCATCGCGGGATACAGCTCGATGGCTTCCATGCGGAGAACGCGGGTGAATTCCTCCAGCAATCGATCGCCCTGCTGAAAAGGAACTTTCGCGAGGGGCCCCACACGCGTCTCGGCATCGTTCCCGAGATCACCCTCGAAACGGTGAATGGCGGCCCGCTCGACATATTGGTCGACGGTGAACCGGCCCAGCTTGGCTCCCGTGCGAAATTCACCGTGGCCCCCTGCGAGGTCAATCTGCTAGCGACGCATCATGGCTTCTGA